A genomic stretch from Thermomonospora umbrina includes:
- the urtA gene encoding urea ABC transporter substrate-binding protein, whose translation MALVAGCGDSSGTGGSADDGKTIKVGILHSLSGTMSISEVTVANAEKMAVDEINAAGGVLGKKLEVVQEDGASDWPTFAQKAQKLIRKDKVAAVFGGWTSASRKAMLPVFERNKALLWYPVQYEGLESSPYIFYTGATTNQQIVPGLDYLKEKGKKRIFLVGSDYVFPRTANKIIRAYAKANGMEVIGEEYTPLGHTEYSTLVNKVVAAKPDAVFNTLNGDSNVSFFKQLKSAGTTPDKMPVMSVSIAEEEVKGIGVANIVGHPVAWNYYQTTPGAVNEKFVKAFQTRHKGAVTSDPMEAGYNAVHLWAAAVKKAGTTDVEAVKKAAAGIVLDLPEGRVTIDGPTQHMHKTARIGVIQPDGLIKEVWSSGKPIKPDPYLKSYPWAAGLAS comes from the coding sequence ATGGCGCTGGTCGCCGGCTGCGGTGATTCGTCGGGCACGGGCGGTTCGGCCGACGACGGAAAGACGATCAAGGTCGGTATTCTGCACTCGCTGAGCGGCACCATGTCGATCAGCGAGGTCACCGTCGCCAACGCCGAGAAGATGGCGGTCGACGAGATCAACGCGGCCGGCGGGGTGCTCGGCAAGAAACTCGAGGTGGTGCAGGAGGACGGCGCCTCGGACTGGCCCACCTTCGCCCAGAAGGCCCAGAAGCTCATCAGGAAGGACAAGGTCGCGGCCGTGTTCGGCGGCTGGACCTCGGCCAGCCGCAAGGCGATGCTGCCGGTGTTCGAGCGCAACAAGGCGCTGCTGTGGTACCCGGTGCAGTACGAGGGACTGGAGAGCTCCCCGTACATCTTCTACACCGGCGCGACCACCAATCAGCAGATCGTGCCGGGCCTCGACTATCTCAAGGAAAAGGGCAAGAAGCGCATCTTCCTGGTGGGCAGCGACTACGTCTTCCCGCGCACCGCCAACAAAATCATCAGGGCCTATGCCAAGGCGAACGGCATGGAGGTCATCGGCGAGGAGTACACGCCTCTCGGGCACACCGAATACAGCACCCTGGTGAACAAGGTGGTGGCCGCGAAACCGGACGCCGTGTTCAACACGCTCAACGGCGACAGCAACGTCTCGTTCTTCAAGCAGCTCAAGAGCGCCGGGACGACACCCGACAAGATGCCCGTGATGTCGGTGAGCATCGCCGAGGAGGAGGTCAAGGGCATCGGGGTCGCCAACATCGTCGGCCACCCGGTGGCCTGGAACTACTACCAGACCACCCCGGGCGCGGTGAACGAGAAGTTCGTCAAGGCGTTCCAGACCCGCCACAAGGGCGCGGTGACCTCCGACCCGATGGAGGCCGGCTACAACGCCGTCCACCTGTGGGCCGCCGCCGTCAAGAAGGCCGGCACCACCGACGTGGAGGCCGTCAAGAAGGCCGCCGCCGGGATCGTCCTCGATCTGCCCGAGGGCCGGGTCACCATCGACGGGCCCACCCAGCACATGCACAAGACCGCGCGGATCGGGGTCATCCAGCCCGACGGCCTGATCAAGGAGGTCTGGAGCTCCGGAAAGCCGATCAAGCCGGACCCGTACCTGAAGTCCTACCCCTGGGCCGCCGGGCTGGCGTCCTAG
- the urtB gene encoding urea ABC transporter permease subunit UrtB, which yields MEGLLNQLPIGLSIAAVLLLIALGLTFTFGQMGVINMAHGEFIMAGAYTAYMLQDWAGAQATAVALPVAFALAGGMGWVLERTAIRHFYGRPLDTLLLTWGVSLVLQQAARDIFGAPNVQVVAPSWLNGRIEVGGTVLPYNRLFILALAIVCVVGIWAYMNRSAQGRRMRAVMQNRELAACSGVATARVDQLTFFIGSGLAGVAGVALTLIGPVGPSLGTYYIVDAFLVVVAGGLGQLRGAVIAAVALGMLNSFAEFWTNASLAKVIVFGAIIAFLQVRPQGMFVLRSRALT from the coding sequence TTGGAAGGACTGCTCAACCAGTTGCCGATCGGGCTCAGCATCGCGGCGGTGCTCCTGCTGATCGCGCTGGGGCTGACGTTCACGTTCGGCCAGATGGGCGTGATCAACATGGCCCACGGCGAGTTCATCATGGCCGGGGCCTACACCGCGTACATGCTGCAGGACTGGGCCGGCGCCCAGGCGACCGCGGTCGCGCTGCCCGTCGCGTTCGCGCTGGCGGGCGGCATGGGCTGGGTGCTGGAGCGCACCGCGATCCGGCACTTCTACGGCCGGCCGCTGGACACCCTGCTGCTCACCTGGGGCGTGAGCCTGGTGCTCCAGCAGGCCGCGCGCGACATCTTCGGGGCGCCGAACGTGCAGGTGGTGGCCCCGTCCTGGCTGAACGGCCGGATCGAGGTCGGCGGCACGGTGCTGCCGTACAACCGGCTGTTCATCCTGGCGCTGGCGATCGTCTGCGTGGTCGGGATCTGGGCGTACATGAACCGGTCGGCGCAGGGCCGCCGGATGCGGGCCGTCATGCAGAACCGGGAACTGGCCGCGTGCAGCGGCGTCGCCACCGCGCGGGTCGACCAGCTCACCTTCTTCATCGGGTCCGGGCTGGCCGGGGTCGCCGGGGTGGCGCTCACCCTGATCGGCCCCGTCGGGCCCTCCCTGGGGACCTACTACATCGTGGACGCGTTCCTGGTCGTGGTGGCCGGCGGGCTCGGCCAACTGCGCGGCGCGGTGATCGCCGCCGTGGCCCTCGGGATGCTGAACTCCTTCGCCGAGTTTTGGACCAACGCCAGCCTGGCCAAGGTGATCGTGTTCGGCGCGATCATCGCCTTCCTCCAGGTCCGGCCGCAGGGCATGTTCGTGCTGCGCTCGCGGGCGCTGACATGA
- the urtC gene encoding urea ABC transporter permease subunit UrtC gives MSERTRGYALFGAVALLLLVVAPLALPAFRLDELAKYLCFAIAALGIGLAWGQGGMLTLGQGVFFGLGGYAMGMYLKLHDAGGDLPDFMVWSGVEHLPALWGPFRNPVVAIAAVVVVPVAVAVLLGVLVFRQRVRGAYFALLTQALAAAFVILLVGQQGLTGGTNGLTNFYDVFGRDPEAESTQRTMYFVTAGVLGVLYLLARQLVKSRFGRLLVAVRDGEDRVRFLGYNPATVKTITFAVSAGMAGLAGALFVPVVGIISPSLLGVVPSLELVVAVAVGGRYALAGAILGAVAMNYAKTSLSEQWADGWLYLQGALFILVMTLAPKGAIGLYHQLRDAVARRRGPSVQVTVKEEVPA, from the coding sequence ATGAGCGAGCGGACGCGCGGATACGCGCTGTTCGGGGCGGTCGCGCTGCTCCTGCTGGTGGTGGCGCCGCTGGCGCTGCCCGCGTTCCGGCTGGACGAGCTGGCCAAGTACCTGTGCTTCGCCATCGCCGCCCTGGGCATCGGGCTGGCCTGGGGCCAGGGCGGCATGCTGACGCTCGGCCAGGGCGTGTTCTTCGGCCTCGGCGGCTACGCGATGGGCATGTACCTCAAGCTCCACGACGCCGGGGGAGACCTGCCCGACTTCATGGTGTGGAGCGGCGTGGAGCACCTGCCCGCGCTGTGGGGGCCGTTCCGCAACCCCGTGGTGGCGATCGCGGCGGTGGTCGTCGTGCCGGTGGCCGTGGCGGTGCTGCTGGGCGTGCTGGTGTTCCGTCAGCGGGTGCGCGGCGCGTACTTCGCGCTGCTGACCCAGGCGCTGGCCGCCGCGTTCGTGATCCTGCTGGTCGGCCAACAGGGACTGACCGGCGGGACGAACGGGCTCACCAACTTCTACGACGTCTTCGGCCGCGACCCGGAGGCCGAGAGCACCCAGCGGACCATGTACTTCGTCACCGCGGGCGTGCTGGGCGTCCTCTACCTGCTGGCGCGGCAACTGGTGAAGAGCCGCTTCGGCCGGCTGCTCGTCGCCGTCCGGGACGGCGAGGACCGGGTCCGGTTCCTCGGTTACAACCCGGCCACCGTCAAGACCATCACCTTCGCCGTCTCGGCGGGCATGGCGGGGCTGGCGGGCGCCCTGTTCGTGCCGGTCGTCGGGATCATCTCGCCGTCGCTGCTCGGCGTCGTCCCGTCGCTGGAGCTGGTGGTGGCCGTCGCGGTCGGCGGCCGGTACGCCCTGGCGGGGGCGATCCTCGGGGCCGTCGCCATGAACTACGCCAAGACCTCGCTCAGCGAGCAGTGGGCCGACGGCTGGCTCTACCTGCAGGGCGCGCTGTTCATCCTGGTGATGACCCTGGCCCCCAAGGGCGCCATCGGCCTCTACCACCAGCTCAGGGACGCCGTCGCCCGCCGCCGCGGCCCGTCCGTCCAGGTCACGGTGAAGGAGGAGGTGCCCGCATGA
- the urtD gene encoding urea ABC transporter ATP-binding protein UrtD, producing MTALLEIRGLEVVFDGFRALDGVDLTVDQGELRFLIGPNGAGKTTLIDVITGLTRPAGGTVAFGGADLVGRKEHQIVRQGIGRTFQTSVVFEELTVVENLDLAASFRRPLRTLLRQRRGISDTVAEALETIGLTALAERPAGVLSHGQRQWLEIGMLIAQRPRLLLLDEPVAGMSRDERERTGELLTAIAEDHTVIVVEHDMEFLRRYASQVTVLHEGRVLVEGGVAEVRADPRVQEVYLGRNREEAA from the coding sequence ATGACGGCGCTGCTGGAGATCCGAGGGTTGGAGGTCGTGTTCGACGGGTTCCGGGCCCTCGACGGCGTGGACCTCACCGTCGACCAGGGGGAGCTGCGGTTCCTGATCGGGCCGAACGGGGCGGGCAAGACCACCCTGATCGACGTGATCACCGGGCTGACCCGTCCCGCGGGCGGCACGGTCGCGTTCGGCGGCGCCGACCTGGTCGGCCGCAAGGAGCACCAGATCGTCCGCCAGGGCATCGGCCGCACGTTCCAGACCTCCGTGGTGTTCGAGGAGCTGACGGTGGTGGAGAACCTCGACCTGGCGGCCAGCTTCCGCCGTCCGCTGCGGACGCTGCTGCGGCAGCGTCGCGGGATCTCCGACACGGTCGCCGAGGCGCTGGAGACCATCGGGCTGACGGCGCTGGCGGAACGGCCCGCCGGGGTTCTCTCGCACGGGCAGCGGCAGTGGCTGGAGATCGGGATGCTGATCGCCCAGCGCCCCCGGCTCCTGCTGCTGGACGAGCCCGTCGCCGGGATGAGCCGGGACGAGCGCGAACGCACCGGCGAACTCCTCACCGCCATCGCCGAGGACCACACGGTGATCGTGGTGGAGCACGACATGGAGTTCCTCCGCCGCTACGCCTCCCAGGTCACCGTGCTCCACGAGGGTCGGGTGCTGGTCGAGGGCGGAGTGGCCGAGGTGCGCGCCGACCCCCGCGTCCAAGAGGTCTACCTGGGCCGCAACCGCGAGGAGGCCGCGTGA